One genomic segment of Flavobacteriaceae bacterium includes these proteins:
- a CDS encoding oligosaccharide flippase family protein → MGIVLKQSSRNTIIIYAAFFFGGINALFLYTRFLKEEYYGLVTYLLSMANLLMPLTAFGVQYTIVKFYSSYTSKIQRDRFLSTALFVPLFIATPIAFFGNLFYNEIATYLSKKNAIIRDYTFIIYLVAVTTAYFEIFYSWSKVQLKSVFGNVLKELYNRIAVMILLFLVFYKVINQVAFIYCLTAAYFLRMFIMMLYAFKLYRPKFSFSFPDNYKELISYSIYIILAGSAGAILLDIDKVMIPAKKAIEYTAYYSVAVYIGSVIEAPGRAMSHILQPLTAKALNENNMPEVANLYKRSSINLILVCGFIFLLINANVIELYKILPEKYSGGILIVLVISLAKLYSMFLGNNGAIVSNSKYYKILLPYGIAMALSVYFLNAWLIDEMGIYGAALSTLIVITFFNTLKMWYVYHKFRMTPFTSKTMILIFIIAILYLIFYFINFGFHPILNMLLKGMLITGIYLILVVQLKISNDMNVFLRKLFRFNSFTKNNQ, encoded by the coding sequence ATGGGAATTGTTTTAAAACAATCATCAAGGAATACAATCATTATTTATGCTGCTTTCTTTTTTGGAGGGATAAATGCACTTTTTTTATATACTCGTTTCTTAAAGGAGGAATACTATGGACTGGTTACCTATTTACTATCTATGGCAAATTTATTAATGCCACTGACAGCTTTTGGAGTACAGTATACCATTGTTAAGTTTTATAGCAGTTATACTTCAAAAATTCAACGAGACCGATTTTTAAGTACTGCACTGTTTGTACCCTTGTTTATAGCCACTCCTATTGCTTTTTTTGGAAACCTTTTTTATAATGAAATTGCAACGTATTTATCAAAAAAGAATGCCATCATAAGAGACTATACGTTTATCATATATCTGGTGGCTGTTACAACTGCTTATTTTGAGATTTTTTATTCCTGGTCTAAAGTTCAACTAAAATCAGTCTTCGGAAACGTTTTAAAAGAGCTTTATAATAGAATTGCCGTCATGATACTATTATTCTTAGTATTTTATAAAGTGATAAATCAAGTAGCATTTATCTATTGTTTAACGGCTGCTTATTTTTTGAGAATGTTTATTATGATGCTGTATGCCTTTAAGCTGTACAGACCGAAATTTAGTTTTTCATTTCCGGATAATTATAAAGAACTTATTAGCTATTCGATATACATTATCCTGGCAGGAAGTGCAGGAGCCATATTACTGGATATTGATAAGGTAATGATTCCCGCTAAAAAAGCCATTGAATATACGGCATATTACAGTGTAGCAGTGTACATTGGTTCGGTAATAGAAGCTCCGGGTAGGGCCATGTCACATATTTTACAACCATTGACAGCCAAAGCGTTGAATGAAAATAATATGCCGGAAGTAGCAAATTTGTACAAAAGAAGCTCTATAAATTTGATATTGGTATGTGGATTTATTTTTTTATTGATCAATGCAAACGTAATTGAGTTATATAAAATTCTTCCCGAAAAATATTCCGGTGGAATTTTAATCGTACTGGTAATCTCTTTGGCAAAGTTATACAGTATGTTTTTAGGAAATAACGGAGCTATTGTTTCAAACTCCAAATATTATAAGATTTTGCTCCCATACGGAATTGCCATGGCGCTTTCTGTCTATTTTTTGAATGCATGGCTCATTGACGAGATGGGTATCTATGGAGCAGCATTGTCCACGTTAATAGTCATTACTTTTTTTAATACGCTTAAAATGTGGTATGTGTATCATAAGTTTCGGATGACTCCCTTTACTTCTAAAACAATGATTTTAATTTTCATCATTGCTATCTTATACCTTATTTTTTATTTTATAAATTTTGGTTTTCATCCTATACTTAATATGCTGTTAAAAGGAATGTTAATTACCGGTATTTATTTGATTTTAGTAGTGCAATTGAAAATATCGAATGATATGAATGTGTTTTTAAGAAAACTGTTTAGGTTCAACTCATTTACAAAAAACAATCAATAG
- a CDS encoding UDP-N-acetylglucosamine 2-epimerase (non-hydrolyzing), which yields MKKVVTILGARPQFVKAAVLSRLIRKYREIEEVIVHTGQHFDNNMSSVFFDEMQIPKPVYNLHINRMNHGAMTGKMLEEIEAILLKEQPLAVIVYGDTNSTLAGALAAKKIGIKVIHIEAGLRSFNMKIPEEINRILTDRISDMLLCPTDIALQNLKKEGFDHFPVIIEKAGDIMKDAVAFYSKFSKERSSILEDLKLQHSAFVLATIHRQENTENRKRLQAIFSGLEKIHQNRQVILPLHPGTKKMLMKFDIKPTITLIEPVGYFSMLELLKNCIMVITDSGGLQKEAFFNKKHCIVIRDETEWVELITCNIARVTGCDSQEITAAYQYFLTKKSNFEMPLYGNNNVGEKMYKSIIRLLQN from the coding sequence ATGAAGAAGGTAGTTACCATTCTGGGAGCGAGACCTCAATTTGTAAAAGCTGCTGTTTTAAGTAGACTGATAAGGAAATATCGGGAAATAGAAGAAGTTATTGTGCATACGGGTCAGCACTTTGATAACAATATGAGTTCGGTTTTTTTTGATGAAATGCAAATTCCCAAACCTGTCTATAACTTACATATCAACAGAATGAATCATGGGGCTATGACAGGTAAAATGCTCGAAGAAATAGAAGCTATTCTTCTAAAAGAGCAGCCTTTGGCAGTCATTGTATATGGAGATACAAACTCTACCTTAGCCGGGGCTTTAGCTGCTAAAAAAATAGGGATAAAGGTGATCCATATAGAAGCGGGATTGAGGTCTTTTAATATGAAAATACCTGAAGAAATTAACAGGATTCTTACGGACAGGATTTCCGATATGCTTCTTTGCCCTACGGATATTGCCTTACAAAACCTGAAAAAAGAAGGGTTTGATCATTTTCCCGTAATTATTGAGAAAGCGGGAGATATTATGAAAGATGCTGTTGCATTTTATAGTAAGTTTTCAAAAGAAAGATCATCTATTTTGGAAGATTTAAAATTACAACATTCAGCGTTTGTATTGGCAACCATTCACAGGCAGGAGAATACGGAGAACCGGAAGAGGTTACAAGCTATTTTTTCCGGTTTGGAAAAAATACATCAAAATAGACAAGTAATTTTACCACTACACCCCGGAACCAAAAAAATGCTGATGAAGTTTGATATAAAACCAACCATTACGCTGATAGAACCGGTAGGATATTTTTCTATGCTGGAGTTATTAAAAAACTGTATTATGGTAATTACAGATAGCGGAGGTTTGCAAAAAGAAGCATTTTTTAATAAAAAGCATTGCATTGTTATACGCGATGAAACAGAGTGGGTAGAATTGATTACCTGTAATATTGCAAGAGTTACCGGATGTGATTCGCAAGAGATAACGGCAGCTTATCAATATTTCTTAACTAAAAAATCAAATTTTGAAATGCCGTTATATGGTAATAATAATGTTGGAGAAAAGATGTATAAATCAATTATTCGTTTATTACAAAATTAG
- a CDS encoding glycosyltransferase, translated as MKVLIITYYWPPSGGSGVQRWLKFVKYLRDFDIEPVVYTVENPRYAIEDKSLFNQVPKGVEVIRQPIFEPNTIFSFFGKKNKKQSSGFLHPNPSVFGRFLQYVRANYFIPDARKYWVKPSVKYLIKYIRTTKIDLIISTGPPHSIHLIAMELKAKLGIKWISDFRDPWTEIDYFHQLPLTKKSKKRHYELEKEVLATSDAVIVVGATMKERFRKFTKNIHVITNGFDTENLCRTSDTDSTFSITHIGMMNTDRNPKILWTALKEISDENPDFKKELRIQLIGKIAPEVIEDIAIFNDNNVRIIDYLNHGEIQLYQQKSQLLLLVINKVPGAKGIITGKIFEYLQANRPILAIGPKDGDAASIINETGSGTMVDFDDKQKLKTTILHYYRDFKMKKLVIKSTDIQKYHRKNLTRKLAEVINIVGKLKS; from the coding sequence ATGAAAGTACTCATTATTACATATTACTGGCCACCATCCGGAGGATCGGGCGTACAACGTTGGTTAAAGTTTGTAAAATACTTACGTGATTTCGACATAGAACCTGTTGTGTATACCGTAGAAAACCCACGATATGCTATTGAAGATAAAAGCCTCTTTAATCAGGTACCCAAGGGAGTGGAAGTAATACGGCAACCTATTTTTGAACCCAATACTATTTTTTCTTTTTTCGGAAAAAAAAACAAGAAGCAAAGCAGTGGTTTTTTACATCCGAACCCAAGCGTTTTCGGCAGGTTTTTACAATACGTTCGTGCCAATTATTTTATCCCGGATGCCAGAAAATACTGGGTCAAACCATCTGTAAAATACCTGATAAAATACATCCGTACTACCAAAATTGACCTTATCATTAGTACCGGCCCACCACACAGCATACATTTAATAGCTATGGAGCTTAAAGCCAAATTAGGAATTAAATGGATATCGGATTTTAGAGATCCATGGACAGAAATAGACTATTTTCATCAACTACCACTGACAAAAAAATCAAAAAAACGCCATTATGAACTGGAGAAAGAAGTACTCGCTACATCGGATGCAGTGATTGTTGTGGGTGCAACTATGAAGGAACGCTTTCGGAAGTTTACAAAAAATATTCACGTAATTACAAACGGATTTGATACTGAAAACCTATGTAGAACAAGTGATACTGATTCCACTTTTAGCATTACTCATATCGGGATGATGAATACCGATAGAAATCCCAAAATACTATGGACTGCCTTAAAAGAAATAAGTGATGAAAACCCTGACTTTAAAAAAGAGCTTCGCATACAACTAATAGGCAAAATAGCACCGGAAGTAATAGAAGATATTGCTATTTTTAATGATAATAATGTACGTATTATTGATTATTTGAATCATGGTGAGATACAGTTATATCAGCAAAAATCGCAATTATTATTGTTGGTAATCAATAAGGTGCCCGGTGCAAAAGGAATCATAACAGGAAAGATATTTGAGTATTTACAAGCAAATCGCCCTATATTAGCCATTGGCCCCAAAGACGGAGATGCCGCAAGCATTATTAATGAAACAGGATCAGGTACTATGGTAGATTTTGATGACAAGCAAAAACTCAAAACAACCATCCTCCACTATTATCGTGATTTTAAAATGAAAAAACTAGTGATAAAAAGTACAGATATACAAAAATATCATAGAAAAAATTTGACAAGAAAATTAGCTGAAGTTATAAATATAGTTGGAAAGTTGAAAAGTTGA
- a CDS encoding glycosyltransferase has translation MRIGMILDSDFPTDPRVENEAVELIKKGHEVFLFCLNYGNQLFEEEIRGIKIKRYHSNKLEYKLSALAYTIPLYSWLMKRKISDFIYKNKVNALHIHDIRIAEAVFLANNQYNLPTVLDLHDNMPEIMKLYPHLQKFPGKYIISPKKWKRKEEAFIAKSTKIVTVSQEFADEVIERTKIAAQKIIVAPNTVAASFYKNAKLNDTIINRYKDYFTLLYLGDTHLRRGLQTAISALEIIAKEIPTIKLVIVGKNTTDAILKQQVKDAKVTAFVDFEGWQNLSLFPSYIMASDLCISPLHRNIQHDVAYANKLFQYMSFSKPLLVSDAIAQKKLINRIKAGLIHKEKDVVDFATKVLELYTQPELREQLGKNGSEFVKNEFSWEHTSKELLNLYDTLSG, from the coding sequence TTGAGAATAGGAATGATTTTGGATTCCGATTTTCCTACTGATCCCAGAGTGGAAAATGAAGCAGTTGAGCTAATCAAAAAAGGGCATGAAGTATTTTTATTTTGTTTAAACTATGGAAACCAGTTATTCGAAGAAGAAATTAGAGGAATAAAAATCAAAAGATATCATTCCAACAAACTGGAATACAAATTATCTGCTTTGGCATATACAATTCCTTTATATTCGTGGTTGATGAAAAGGAAAATTTCAGATTTTATTTATAAAAATAAAGTTAATGCACTCCACATTCACGATATTCGAATAGCTGAGGCCGTATTTTTAGCAAACAACCAATATAACCTTCCTACAGTTCTGGATCTACATGACAACATGCCTGAAATTATGAAATTGTATCCTCATTTACAGAAGTTTCCGGGGAAATATATCATATCTCCGAAAAAATGGAAAAGAAAAGAAGAAGCATTTATAGCTAAGTCAACTAAAATAGTTACGGTTTCTCAAGAGTTTGCAGATGAGGTAATTGAAAGAACCAAAATAGCTGCTCAAAAAATAATAGTAGCTCCAAATACGGTTGCTGCATCTTTTTATAAAAATGCAAAATTAAATGACACTATCATTAACAGATATAAAGATTATTTTACCTTATTGTATTTGGGAGATACTCATTTAAGAAGAGGTTTACAAACAGCTATTAGCGCGTTAGAAATAATAGCAAAAGAAATCCCAACTATTAAATTGGTCATTGTTGGGAAAAATACGACGGATGCCATTTTAAAACAGCAAGTAAAAGATGCAAAAGTAACAGCATTTGTAGATTTCGAAGGATGGCAAAACCTTTCTTTGTTTCCGTCATATATAATGGCTAGTGATCTTTGTATTTCTCCATTACATAGAAATATACAACACGATGTTGCATATGCCAATAAGTTGTTTCAGTATATGAGCTTTTCAAAACCTCTTTTGGTTAGTGATGCTATTGCGCAGAAAAAGCTCATTAACAGAATTAAAGCAGGGTTGATTCATAAAGAAAAAGATGTGGTAGATTTTGCTACTAAAGTATTAGAACTTTACACTCAACCGGAATTGAGAGAGCAATTAGGAAAAAATGGATCGGAATTTGTAAAAAATGAATTTTCCTGGGAACACACCTCAAAAGAACTCCTTAATTTATATGATACTTTATCCGGATGA
- a CDS encoding methyltransferase — translation MDNYYPKKRYQHTIDFLLRVVPPPATVLDLGTRNPFCKIMEDHGYTVLNTNGEDLDVLPETVKKYKADAVTAFEILEHLVAPYNVLKELPSAKLIATIPLNLWFAKAYRSKTDMWDRHYHEFEDWQFNWLLEKTGWKMIQTEKWTSPVKKLGIRPLLRTFMPRYYAVYAERKK, via the coding sequence ATGGATAATTACTACCCAAAAAAAAGATACCAACATACGATTGATTTTTTACTAAGAGTAGTACCCCCTCCTGCTACTGTACTGGATTTGGGTACGAGGAACCCGTTTTGCAAAATCATGGAAGATCACGGTTATACCGTTTTGAATACGAATGGAGAAGATTTGGATGTACTACCGGAAACAGTAAAAAAATACAAAGCAGATGCCGTAACTGCTTTTGAAATCCTGGAACACCTGGTGGCACCCTATAACGTATTAAAAGAATTGCCATCTGCAAAACTCATTGCCACCATTCCGCTAAACCTCTGGTTTGCCAAAGCTTACAGGAGTAAAACAGATATGTGGGACAGGCATTATCACGAATTTGAAGACTGGCAGTTTAATTGGCTATTGGAAAAAACCGGGTGGAAAATGATACAAACCGAAAAATGGACCAGTCCTGTAAAGAAATTGGGGATTAGACCCCTATTGAGAACATTTATGCCGAGATATTATGCGGTATATGCAGAACGCAAAAAATAA
- a CDS encoding YfhO family protein, with amino-acid sequence MNLKKETPYLIAFVLFVAISLIYFYPVLKGDKISQSDITQFTGMAKEIQDFRADKGIEPYWTGSAFSGMPAFQLSAYYPNDFIRYIDKIIRFLPRPADYLFLYFLSFFLLLTALNTHWKLSILGALVFGFSTYLIIIFGAGHNAKAHAIGYIPMVLAGVIWLFRRKYLTGFMVTGIATALEVYANHPQMTYYMVFMILILGIVELVDAIKKKETKSFLKQVALIMIAMLLGLGVNSTRLLSMKQYTDYSTRGKSELTINPDGTSKIARTGLDKNYITEYSYGKAETFNLLIARYMGGGTVEKLGKNSNLYKKVESVFGKKNADIFTENAYVYWGHQPIVEAPAYIGAVVFFLFFLGTFLVKGKYKYWLVAATIFSLLMSWGKNLEFLTDFFIDYVPLYNKFRAVSSIQIIAELCVPLLGILALKAFFSNKIPQEEKTKALKKALYVVIGILLFALFYAYSFTTFEGPNDAYYTNIEKQYKVDGLVDALKADRQYLVLWDSLKSAILIIASFGLLWALLKKKLNQTKVMIGLGAFILFDLISVAKRYVNQDDFKPAEKIEKPFIASVGDQQILKDKSHYRVANFTVNPLQDGRTSYFHKSIGGYHAAKLGRYQELFDFQIANNNVEIFNMLNVKYFIFNNEDKEEVQINPDANGNAWFVNALKTVDSANEEIKALDSLQTKQEAVINKKGYKVKFNLTREKDTTATITLTSYDLIHLKYESKTTVEQFAVFSEIYYKAGWNAYINGKQVPHYRVNYVLRGMPIPAGNHIIEFKFEPTVIAKGNTITLTSYVLLFLLPIGWFLVKKKYK; translated from the coding sequence ATGAATTTAAAAAAAGAAACACCATATCTTATTGCATTTGTATTATTTGTTGCGATCTCTTTGATATATTTTTATCCGGTTTTAAAAGGCGATAAAATTTCTCAATCAGACATTACTCAGTTTACCGGAATGGCAAAAGAGATTCAGGATTTTAGGGCCGATAAAGGAATAGAACCCTACTGGACAGGAAGTGCGTTCAGCGGAATGCCGGCATTTCAATTAAGTGCTTATTATCCTAATGATTTTATAAGGTATATAGATAAGATAATACGTTTTTTACCAAGACCGGCAGATTATCTGTTTCTTTATTTTCTAAGCTTTTTTTTATTGCTGACAGCGTTAAACACACATTGGAAACTTTCCATATTAGGAGCTTTGGTTTTCGGTTTTTCTACCTACTTAATTATCATTTTTGGAGCCGGTCATAATGCAAAAGCACATGCTATCGGATACATACCGATGGTCTTGGCAGGAGTCATTTGGCTTTTTAGACGAAAATATTTAACAGGATTTATGGTTACCGGAATAGCTACGGCATTGGAGGTATATGCAAATCATCCTCAGATGACTTATTATATGGTTTTTATGATCCTTATTCTAGGAATTGTAGAATTAGTAGATGCTATTAAGAAAAAAGAAACGAAGTCATTTTTAAAGCAGGTAGCACTAATTATGATTGCTATGCTATTAGGATTGGGAGTAAATTCGACCAGGTTGCTTTCTATGAAGCAGTATACGGATTACAGTACGAGAGGGAAATCAGAGTTGACTATTAATCCGGACGGAACCAGCAAAATTGCCCGGACCGGATTGGACAAAAATTATATTACCGAGTATAGCTATGGAAAAGCGGAAACGTTTAATTTACTAATTGCTCGTTATATGGGTGGAGGTACAGTTGAAAAACTTGGAAAGAACTCTAATTTATATAAAAAAGTCGAATCGGTATTTGGAAAGAAAAATGCGGATATATTTACTGAAAACGCATACGTATATTGGGGTCATCAACCTATTGTAGAAGCACCGGCATACATAGGAGCTGTTGTTTTCTTTTTATTTTTTTTAGGAACCTTCCTGGTAAAGGGGAAGTATAAATACTGGCTGGTAGCAGCAACTATATTTTCACTGTTGATGAGCTGGGGAAAAAATTTAGAGTTCCTGACCGATTTCTTTATAGATTATGTACCGCTATATAATAAGTTTAGAGCCGTCTCCTCTATACAGATTATTGCCGAATTGTGTGTTCCACTGCTGGGAATATTGGCTTTAAAAGCATTTTTTTCAAATAAAATACCTCAGGAAGAAAAAACAAAAGCACTTAAAAAAGCACTGTATGTGGTTATCGGGATACTACTTTTTGCTTTGTTTTATGCTTATTCGTTTACCACTTTTGAAGGCCCGAATGATGCTTATTATACGAATATTGAAAAGCAATATAAAGTTGACGGATTGGTAGATGCCTTAAAAGCAGACAGACAATACTTGGTATTATGGGACAGTTTGAAATCTGCGATTTTAATTATAGCTTCATTTGGATTGCTCTGGGCATTATTAAAAAAGAAGTTGAATCAAACAAAAGTGATGATAGGTTTGGGAGCCTTTATTCTTTTCGACTTGATATCCGTAGCGAAAAGATATGTTAATCAGGACGATTTTAAGCCTGCTGAAAAGATTGAAAAACCTTTTATAGCTTCTGTTGGCGACCAGCAAATTTTAAAAGATAAGAGTCATTACAGAGTGGCTAATTTTACCGTAAACCCTTTACAAGATGGAAGAACATCGTATTTTCATAAGTCTATTGGAGGCTATCATGCCGCCAAATTGGGACGTTATCAGGAATTATTTGATTTTCAAATAGCTAATAATAATGTGGAAATATTTAATATGCTAAATGTAAAGTACTTTATTTTCAATAATGAAGATAAAGAAGAGGTACAGATAAATCCGGATGCTAATGGAAATGCTTGGTTTGTAAATGCTTTAAAAACAGTGGATTCTGCAAATGAAGAGATCAAGGCATTGGATAGTTTGCAAACAAAACAAGAAGCAGTTATTAATAAAAAAGGGTATAAAGTAAAATTTAATTTGACCAGAGAAAAAGATACTACTGCTACCATTACATTAACTTCTTATGATCTTATCCATCTGAAATACGAATCTAAAACTACCGTTGAACAGTTTGCGGTTTTTTCGGAAATCTACTACAAAGCTGGCTGGAATGCCTATATAAATGGAAAACAGGTTCCCCACTATAGGGTAAATTATGTGTTGAGAGGAATGCCCATCCCTGCCGGAAATCATATCATCGAGTTCAAATTTGAACCGACTGTAATTGCCAAAGGGAATACAATTACATTAACTTCTTATGTACTGCTGTTTTTACTACCTATTGGGTGGTTTTTAGTGAAAAAGAAATATAAATGA
- a CDS encoding DUF4834 family protein gives MQQAELIGFIRTILILVLGYYILKFLMRILAPIVLKKVAHNIQRKSQEQPYQYTTKVKEGETVIDKKPNTQKESNSSVGEYIDFEELDE, from the coding sequence ATGCAACAGGCAGAATTAATCGGATTTATAAGAACTATACTGATCTTGGTATTGGGTTATTACATCTTAAAATTTTTGATGAGAATTCTGGCTCCCATAGTACTAAAAAAAGTTGCGCACAATATACAAAGGAAGTCACAAGAACAGCCTTATCAGTATACAACAAAAGTCAAAGAAGGAGAAACGGTTATTGATAAAAAACCGAATACACAAAAAGAAAGCAATTCATCGGTTGGTGAATATATAGATTTTGAAGAACTAGACGAATGA
- a CDS encoding transporter codes for MTKFTAFLLLLNGSFIASLQAQYTEVINSNRPGFSESPYSVGTGIYQFETNLFFRNTSAESTFSRPQSLGINFAFRSGFFLERLELNLNAGYQRDKIISNTPSSHYFGSGLSEFTVGAKYLVYQQEYEDKSKEIRSWRRRNAFDWKRVIPSVAVYAGVNTDFLGDIYKTGKLSYKAGILLQNDFSERFNLITNVFYDKIGTDLPELSYIVTATISLNDRWSTFLENQGARTKLLSRGNIGSGLAYLYSRNLQFNSSLRFVTEGKAVGFYGSFGISYRLDKHKDKLISGGNPELILGKQTRYASKGFFGRVFSKITGIFRKKNRVPKVNTNN; via the coding sequence ATCACAAAGTTTACTGCCTTCTTACTCCTTTTAAATGGTAGTTTTATTGCCTCTTTGCAGGCTCAATATACAGAAGTTATCAACTCTAATCGTCCCGGGTTTTCCGAGAGTCCATATAGTGTTGGTACCGGGATTTATCAATTTGAAACCAATCTTTTTTTTAGAAATACCTCTGCAGAATCCACCTTTTCGAGGCCTCAATCTTTAGGGATTAATTTTGCTTTTCGATCTGGTTTTTTTCTCGAACGTTTGGAACTTAATCTAAATGCCGGTTATCAAAGAGATAAAATTATCTCTAATACTCCCTCTTCACATTATTTTGGATCGGGTTTAAGTGAATTTACGGTTGGAGCCAAGTATTTGGTCTATCAACAAGAATATGAAGATAAAAGTAAAGAAATCAGGAGTTGGAGAAGAAGAAATGCCTTTGATTGGAAAAGAGTTATTCCGTCTGTTGCTGTTTATGCAGGTGTAAATACCGATTTTTTAGGAGACATTTATAAAACAGGAAAACTTTCTTATAAAGCAGGCATCTTATTACAAAATGATTTTTCCGAAAGATTCAATTTAATAACCAATGTATTTTACGACAAAATTGGAACCGATCTTCCCGAACTCTCTTATATTGTAACAGCTACCATAAGCCTCAATGACAGATGGTCTACATTTCTTGAAAATCAGGGAGCCAGAACAAAACTTCTATCAAGAGGAAATATAGGTAGCGGTTTGGCCTACTTGTACAGCAGGAATTTACAATTTAACAGTTCTCTACGATTTGTTACAGAAGGCAAAGCTGTGGGATTCTATGGTTCTTTTGGAATTTCTTATCGATTAGATAAGCACAAAGATAAACTGATTTCCGGTGGTAATCCGGAACTCATACTTGGTAAGCAAACCCGATATGCTTCCAAAGGTTTCTTCGGTAGAGTTTTTAGTAAAATAACAGGTATATTCAGAAAGAAAAACAGGGTTCCAAAGGTTAACACAAATAACTAG
- a CDS encoding GTP cyclohydrolase produces MITLKECHTKREMKQFVTFPFSIYKNNHYWVPPIIKAELETFDKKANPVFNDADARFFIAKRGQKIVGRIVAIINWFEVEKQQIKKMRFGWFDVIDDIEVTKVLIDKVKEIGKENKLTYIEGPIGFNNLDKTGVLIEGFDHIGTMITWYNHPYYKEHLEQLGFVKEKEYLENKFIFKKSYVEYYGRISSLIKRRFQLTPLNFTKTKDIIPYVGEMFELFNKTYSKLSTFIPISDAQIAFFKKKYIHFINPEYIKFVLDEHKKIIAFAIVMPSFSKALQKAKGRLFPFGIFHLLYAKKHAKDVIFYLIGIDPSYQNKGVNAIIFEEFAKVFIKKGIENCIRTPELEDNTAIKAIWKIFHPVTHKRRRTYRIDI; encoded by the coding sequence ATGATAACGCTAAAAGAATGTCATACAAAAAGAGAAATGAAACAATTTGTTACTTTTCCTTTTTCCATATATAAAAATAATCACTATTGGGTACCTCCTATAATTAAAGCCGAACTGGAAACTTTTGATAAAAAAGCGAACCCTGTTTTTAATGATGCTGATGCCCGATTTTTTATTGCTAAAAGAGGACAAAAAATAGTAGGTAGGATTGTTGCTATCATCAATTGGTTTGAAGTTGAAAAGCAACAAATAAAAAAAATGCGTTTCGGATGGTTTGATGTGATAGATGATATCGAAGTAACAAAAGTTTTGATTGATAAGGTAAAGGAAATAGGTAAAGAAAATAAACTAACCTATATCGAAGGACCTATCGGGTTTAACAATCTTGATAAGACAGGTGTTTTAATTGAGGGGTTTGATCATATCGGAACGATGATCACCTGGTATAACCACCCTTATTATAAAGAACATCTGGAACAACTAGGATTTGTAAAGGAAAAAGAATATCTGGAAAATAAGTTTATATTTAAGAAATCTTATGTTGAATATTACGGTAGAATCAGTAGTTTAATCAAACGTAGGTTTCAACTAACTCCTTTAAATTTTACAAAAACAAAAGACATTATACCCTATGTAGGTGAAATGTTTGAATTATTTAATAAAACTTATTCAAAGCTTTCTACATTTATTCCTATTTCCGATGCACAAATTGCATTTTTTAAAAAAAAATATATTCATTTTATTAATCCGGAGTATATAAAATTTGTACTGGATGAGCATAAAAAAATAATTGCTTTTGCTATTGTAATGCCTTCTTTTTCAAAAGCATTGCAAAAAGCAAAAGGCAGGTTATTTCCATTTGGTATCTTTCATTTGTTATATGCAAAAAAGCATGCAAAAGATGTTATCTTTTATTTGATTGGAATAGATCCCAGCTATCAAAACAAAGGAGTAAATGCCATTATTTTTGAAGAGTTTGCTAAAGTATTTATAAAAAAAGGGATTGAAAATTGTATCAGAACACCGGAATTAGAAGATAATACAGCTATTAAGGCCATTTGGAAAATTTTTCATCCTGTAACACACAAAAGAAGAAGAACGTATCGTATCGATATATGA